TTCGGCAGGCGCGGCCTGGGCGGCACCCGGCCATATTATCAACTGCTGACACGGGAAATCAAAAAATGGCTGAACGATCAGGAAAGAACAGGCGCGGCTCCCCTTTCCGGGACACAGGCACCGGCGAAGCGGACATAAAACGGGAAAAGAACAAGGCCCGGGAGCTGCGGCAGAGCCAGTGGTGGAAAGGACGGCTTTCCAGGGGCGTCTGTTATTACTGCGGCCAGACCGTGCCGCCGTCGGAGCTGACCATGGAGCACATTGTTCCCATCTCCCGGGGGGGCAAAACCACCCGGAACAACGTGGTCCCGGCCTGCAAGGATTGCAACACCAAAAAAAACCGGCTGGTGCCGGTGGAATGGGAAGAGTATCTGGCCCGTCTGGGAGGAGACAAGCCGTAGAGGTCTCCCCCTTCATCCTTTCCCAGACCGGGTCTTCTTCGCTTTTGCTGGTGCCATGGTAACACTCCTCTCTTCTCCCAAATTGCTTTCTACAATCCGGAGTGTTACCCTATTTTCTACCATCTATTGTGTTAAGATCTGGCGATTAGGACAGGGTTGGGCATCAAATACAAAAATGTAAAGAGCGCTGTCAATTTTAACTGGGATTTCTATGGCTGTATAGTTTTAAAAATGAATCACTCAATTTACAGTTATCAAAAGCCAAGTCAACTAAAGAGGCTATTTGAGATTTATTCACAAAAATGGTTAGCCATTCAAAACCATTGTTCGGTGAAAGGCCAAAGGCTATTTTATCCTGATCAGAGATAACCACTTTTTGGGCCGTTGTTATTGCCGATTTATTGAGTGTTGCCCCCAAATTTGACAGGACAAATGGATCGTATGTTAGCTTTAATACTGATACTAACGTGATTTTTTTAAAATCATTTTCCCAAATTATTGATCCTCTCCCTCCATTGTGCATCCCCCAGAATTCCTCAAACCCGTCAAAAATATTTTTTTGTAAATTAAATTGATACTTTTTCCCCTTTTTAAAAAGTATTGTACTTAGCCTATCTTGAAGTCCGATATTTTCTCCATCACCATACAAATAAGCCCATTGAGAACCGGCAAATAACGGTTTTATAACAAATTCAAGTATCTGTTTTTTTTCTTTTAGCTGGATATTGGGAGCAGGATGTTGGCTTAATGCTAAATTTAATGAAGCATATTTTTTTGCTAAGGTTTTTATTTCTGCAATAAATCCATCACGTAATCTGGTTTTCATAATCAAAAGTCCCATTTACCATCTTTTATTTGATCTCTGATCGCCGGGGTTATCGCTGGTGCCCCTTGCTTTGTACACACATCGTCAAAAATTTTTGCCGCCAAGATCAGAACTTGATGGGCCGCTGCCCGCGTGGCTGGATTAGATTGAAAAAGTTTTTTATAGGCTTCTTTACTTGCACCTCTTCCTATGCCACCCGGGAAATCAGCCATTCTCAACATATAATGTAATAATTGGTGGAATTGAATATGAAAATTTTTTGGAAGATTAACTGTAGTCTGATTTCTTCTTCCACCTAAAAACATTGGAACTGCATGATGAGCATTTTTAGCAGCAACAGCGGCCGCAGTACACAGCCCCTGCCTCACTCTCTTATAAGACTTATACGCTTTCTTTGCATCATTAGATTTTCTCAGGTTTGAATTTATTGCATTGGAGACACTGAACTCCACAAAGGAAATAAAGTTGCCGCTTGGATCTATATAATTAACAGGATTATCAATCGTGTAAACATAGAGATGCAAATTAAGTGGCTCAAAATCAGTCCCTTCCCACGGATCAACAGTCAAGAACCTCCCAGTCTCCGGGTTCATCCATCTTGCACGCAGATAATAAAATCCGGAGTTCGGGTCAAGGCTCTCGCCTGTAAATAAATAATTATTCTCTGTGGTGCCGCTGCTGTTGAGCAGTTCTCCGAATGCCAGATAATCATACGTATCGGTCACAGCGCCGGTGCCGTCGGTTAATGCCCGTGTAGAACCCAGGCCATCCGTATGATAATACGACGCTGCACCACTTCGTTCCTGACTGATCAGATCGTCCCCGTAGACATAGCTGACCGCAAGCGTTCCGGCTCCGGCTCTTTCCTCCAGCACCTGGGCATAATCCCGGTTCTTGTCCACCAGATATTTTGTCACTGCCCCGTCTGCGGTTTTACGTGTCCGGATGCCATCAACGTCATACTTGTACAACACCATGCTGGCGCCGTCATCCACGGAAACCAGACGGTTTTCATGGTCGAAGCCGTAGGAGATATTTTGAGCTGCGGACTGTTTACCAACCTGGTTGCCGTTGTTGTCATAGGCGAAGGTAATCGTTCCGTCCGGCCCGGATTCCTGGATGAGGCGGTTGTTGGCGTCGTAGGTGTAGGTTGTCGTCACACCATCAACGGTTTTGCTCAGGCGGTTGCCCACGACATCGTAAGTGTAGGAGATGCTCTGGTTGCCGTTCACAGAGTCGATGATATCTTCGGCGATCAGCCGGTACAGGTTGTCATAGGTATAATCCACCACCCGGCCGCTGTATTCTTGCACTCTGGTGCGGTTGCCGGCGGCGTCCAGGGTGTAGGTGTAGCTCCCGATAACCTGGCCGCTGCTTGTGGTCTCCAGGTAGGTCAGGCGGTTCAGATCATCATAGGTGTACGTGGTCATGACGCCGTTGGGATAAGTGACGCCGGCCCGGTTGCCCACGGCGTCATAGGTATAGGTGGTTACCCCGCCGTTGGCGTCCGTGACCGTGGAGAGGCGGTTTAAGGCGTCAAAGGTATAGCCTGCCGCGCCGGAAGGGATGTCCACGGCGGTGCGGTTGCCGGCGGCGTCATAAGCATAGGCAATGACCGAGCCGTCCGGGTTGGTGACCTGCTCCAGGCGGCCACGAACATCATAAGTGTATTGGGTGGTGCCGCTGGCATCGGTGACGGTGTCTCGCTGACCGGCGGCAAGATAGGTGTATGAAGTGGTCGAGCCGTTGGGATAATGCGCGGCTGTCAGCCGATTGCAGCACAGGCTGTAGTCATAACTGGTTGTCTGGCCGTTAAAATCGGTTTTCGTCAGCACATTGCCGTTGGG
The nucleotide sequence above comes from Thermodesulfobacteriota bacterium. Encoded proteins:
- a CDS encoding HNH endonuclease yields the protein MAERSGKNRRGSPFRDTGTGEADIKREKNKARELRQSQWWKGRLSRGVCYYCGQTVPPSELTMEHIVPISRGGKTTRNNVVPACKDCNTKKNRLVPVEWEEYLARLGGDKP
- a CDS encoding RHS repeat-associated core domain-containing protein encodes the protein YEYDASGNRVKEIDPHGNQTVYTFDNYGNELTETATRTVNGAPVAMTTTKTYDIRNNVVSVTDPDGNQTATEYNYQVDKDAATIDRNGARTEFTYDGRGNLTKTLFADGSSAINTYDAEGNRTSSTDRNGHTTAFAYDIAGNLVRTDFEDGAHTAMEYDAAGRLIASIDERGNRTEFEYDDAGRRTRVTDAPGNVTQFTYDAAGNQTAMTDANGHTTQYVYDALNRRIKTMFPDGTFIQTAYDAKGNKTAETDQNGRTTQFEYDANGNLTAVVDPAGNRTEYTYDEVGNKLTFTDANGHTERWAYDDLGRAIEHTLPLSMSETFTHDPNGNVLTKTDFNGQTTSYDYSLCCNRLTAAHYPNGSTTSYTYLAAGQRDTVTDASGTTQYTYDVRGRLEQVTNPDGSVIAYAYDAAGNRTAVDIPSGAAGYTFDALNRLSTVTDANGGVTTYTYDAVGNRAGVTYPNGVMTTYTYDDLNRLTYLETTSSGQVIGSYTYTLDAAGNRTRVQEYSGRVVDYTYDNLYRLIAEDIIDSVNGNQSISYTYDVVGNRLSKTVDGVTTTYTYDANNRLIQESGPDGTITFAYDNNGNQVGKQSAAQNISYGFDHENRLVSVDDGASMVLYKYDVDGIRTRKTADGAVTKYLVDKNRDYAQVLEERAGAGTLAVSYVYGDDLISQERSGAASYYHTDGLGSTRALTDGTGAVTDTYDYLAFGELLNSSGTTENNYLFTGESLDPNSGFYYLRARWMNPETGRFLTVDPWEGTDFEPLNLHLYVYTIDNPVNYIDPSGNFISFVEFSVSNAINSNLRKSNDAKKAYKSYKRVRQGLCTAAAVAAKNAHHAVPMFLGGRRNQTTVNLPKNFHIQFHQLLHYMLRMADFPGGIGRGASKEAYKKLFQSNPATRAAAHQVLILAAKIFDDVCTKQGAPAITPAIRDQIKDGKWDF